In Rhodoferax koreense, a genomic segment contains:
- a CDS encoding vWA domain-containing protein encodes MQLGDARTGKLADNLTGFGRALRRAGVRIDSARMALAAEAALLVGLADRHDLSAALEAVLVSREQDRLVFRELFDAYFRNPDIAQKLLAQMLPSAEGQAEASKRRPRVREALSPPRTPAELARPSSEDQKVDFDAAMTASDVHRLKHADFNALSGTEYRLVETLARDIALPLPEVRTRRTRPGSHGASMHWPGVMHQAAHTGGELLRLPRLERLRQPLPLLVLVDVSGSMERYARLLLAFLHAATRHNPRRDVFAFGTRLTDLTPAFRLADTDAMLAAAGAAIEDFAGGTQFGASLRTLRLQHARRLVGRRTLVLVITDGLDTGEPAELDRELAWLHRSCRRLLWLNPLLRFDGYAPLARGAAVLHQHADAMLAVHNLARLGDLAASLARLLKR; translated from the coding sequence ATGCAACTCGGTGACGCCCGCACCGGCAAGCTGGCCGACAACCTGACCGGCTTCGGCCGCGCACTGCGCCGCGCCGGCGTGCGCATCGACAGCGCGCGCATGGCGCTGGCCGCCGAGGCGGCGCTGCTCGTGGGCCTGGCGGATCGGCACGACCTGAGCGCCGCGCTCGAAGCCGTGCTGGTGAGCCGCGAGCAGGACCGGCTGGTCTTCCGCGAACTCTTCGACGCCTACTTCCGCAACCCCGACATCGCGCAGAAGCTGCTCGCCCAGATGCTGCCCAGCGCCGAGGGCCAGGCCGAGGCCAGCAAGCGCCGCCCGCGCGTGCGCGAGGCTTTGTCGCCACCGCGCACGCCCGCCGAACTGGCGCGCCCATCGTCCGAAGACCAGAAGGTGGATTTCGACGCGGCGATGACGGCCAGCGACGTCCACCGGCTGAAACACGCCGACTTCAACGCCTTGTCGGGCACCGAATACCGCCTCGTCGAAACCCTGGCGCGCGACATCGCGCTGCCCCTGCCCGAGGTGCGTACGCGCCGCACCCGGCCCGGCAGCCATGGCGCATCAATGCACTGGCCCGGCGTGATGCACCAGGCCGCCCATACCGGCGGCGAGTTGTTGCGGCTGCCCCGGCTGGAGCGGCTGCGTCAGCCGCTGCCGCTGCTGGTGCTGGTCGACGTGTCGGGTTCGATGGAGCGTTATGCACGCCTGTTGCTGGCCTTCCTGCATGCGGCCACCAGGCACAACCCGCGCCGCGACGTGTTCGCCTTCGGCACGCGGCTCACCGATCTGACCCCCGCCTTCCGCCTGGCCGACACCGACGCCATGCTCGCGGCGGCCGGTGCCGCCATCGAGGACTTCGCTGGCGGCACGCAGTTCGGCGCTTCGCTGCGCACGTTGCGGCTGCAGCACGCCCGCCGTCTGGTCGGCCGGCGCACGCTGGTGCTGGTGATCACCGACGGGCTGGACACCGGCGAGCCCGCCGAACTCGACCGCGAACTGGCCTGGCTGCACCGCAGCTGCCGGCGCCTGCTGTGGCTCAATCCGCTGCTGCGTTTCGACGGCTACGCGCCGCTGGCGCGGGGGGCGGCCGTGCTGCACCAACATGCGGACGCGATGCTGGCCGTGCACAACCTTGCCAGGCTTGGCGATTTGGCGGCGAGT
- a CDS encoding AAA family ATPase — protein MTVFASIDTLTQALQAVGYYADRRLATAVFLALKLQRPLLLEGEPGVGKTALAKALSQALERQLLRLQCYDGLELREALYEWNYAAQLLHMRAAENHEDAATVEREVYQSRYLIRRPLLQALQTPAPGAVLLIDEVDRADEPFEAFLLEYLGEYQVSIPEIGTIAAIVPPVTILTSNRTRELNDAVKRRCLYHWLDYPERERELAIVRAQVPGASAALTQQVADFVGRLRSAPFVSAFQRAPGIAESVEWAKALVALDTLVVDPEVVADTAGILFKQREDVVALTRDMAAELLRPEVA, from the coding sequence TTGACTGTTTTCGCTTCCATCGACACCCTGACCCAGGCGCTGCAGGCCGTCGGCTACTACGCCGACCGGCGCCTGGCCACAGCCGTTTTCCTGGCCCTGAAGCTGCAACGCCCGCTGCTGCTCGAAGGCGAGCCCGGCGTGGGCAAGACGGCGCTGGCCAAGGCCTTGTCGCAGGCGCTCGAGCGACAGTTGCTGCGCCTGCAGTGCTACGACGGGCTGGAGCTGCGTGAGGCCTTGTACGAATGGAATTACGCCGCCCAACTGCTGCACATGCGCGCGGCGGAGAATCACGAAGACGCCGCCACCGTGGAGCGCGAGGTCTACCAGAGCCGTTACCTGATCCGCCGCCCGCTGCTGCAGGCCTTGCAGACGCCGGCGCCGGGCGCGGTGCTGCTGATCGACGAAGTGGACCGCGCCGACGAACCCTTCGAGGCCTTCCTGCTCGAATACCTGGGCGAATACCAGGTCAGCATTCCCGAGATCGGCACGATCGCCGCCATCGTGCCCCCGGTCACCATCCTCACCAGCAACCGCACGCGTGAGCTCAACGACGCGGTGAAGCGCCGCTGCCTCTACCACTGGCTCGACTATCCGGAGCGGGAACGCGAACTCGCCATCGTGCGCGCCCAGGTGCCGGGCGCCAGCGCCGCGCTCACGCAGCAGGTGGCCGATTTCGTGGGGCGGCTGCGCAGTGCGCCGTTCGTGAGCGCGTTCCAGCGCGCACCGGGCATCGCCGAGAGCGTGGAATGGGCCAAGGCGCTGGTTGCGCTGGACACGCTGGTGGTCGACCCGGAAGTGGTGGCCGACACGGCCGGCATCCTCTTCAAGCAGCGCGAAGACGTGGTGGCGCTCACGCGCGACATGGCGGCCGAGTTGCTCAGGCCCGAGGTGGCGTGA
- a CDS encoding FAD binding domain-containing protein: protein MYAFTLERPSTVAEAAQLATGGAKPLAGGQTLLASMKLRLSQPGQVVDLGGIQDLATIKREGDAFVIGAMARHADVAENAEILAALPALADLAAHIGDKQVRAMGTLGGSVANNDPAACYPSALLALGATVVTDQREIAADDFFQGMFATALGEGELITAVRFPIPQRAAYMKFRQPASRFALVGVFVAQTAAGVRVAVTGAGNGVFRHAGLEAALSASFTPEAAAKVSIDASDLNADLHATAAYRANLVSVMAQRAVAKALG, encoded by the coding sequence ATGTACGCATTCACTTTGGAACGTCCTTCCACCGTAGCCGAGGCCGCGCAACTCGCCACTGGCGGCGCCAAGCCGCTGGCTGGCGGCCAGACCCTGCTGGCCTCGATGAAGCTGCGGCTGTCGCAGCCGGGCCAGGTGGTCGACCTCGGCGGCATCCAGGACCTGGCGACCATCAAGCGCGAGGGCGACGCCTTCGTCATCGGCGCCATGGCGCGCCATGCCGACGTCGCCGAAAACGCCGAGATCCTCGCGGCCCTGCCGGCTCTGGCCGACCTGGCCGCCCACATCGGCGACAAGCAGGTGCGCGCCATGGGCACGCTCGGCGGCTCGGTGGCCAACAACGACCCCGCAGCCTGCTACCCCAGCGCGTTGCTGGCACTGGGTGCCACGGTGGTCACCGACCAGCGCGAGATCGCGGCGGACGACTTCTTCCAGGGCATGTTCGCCACGGCGCTGGGCGAGGGCGAACTGATCACCGCCGTGCGCTTTCCGATTCCGCAGCGCGCGGCCTACATGAAGTTCCGCCAGCCGGCCTCGCGGTTCGCGCTGGTCGGCGTGTTCGTGGCGCAGACGGCCGCTGGCGTGCGGGTGGCTGTCACCGGCGCGGGCAATGGCGTGTTCCGCCACGCGGGGCTGGAGGCGGCGCTCTCGGCCAGCTTCACGCCGGAAGCCGCGGCCAAGGTGAGCATTGATGCGAGCGATCTGAACGCCGACCTGCACGCCACGGCGGCTTATCGCGCCAACCTCGTCAGCGTGATGGCGCAGCGCGCGGTGGCCAAGGCGTTGGGCTGA
- a CDS encoding xanthine dehydrogenase family protein molybdopterin-binding subunit, whose protein sequence is MGASDFANLPNIGVDIRRKEDYRFLTGAGQYTDDIVLANQAHAVFVRSPHAHARVKAIDIAAAKAAPGVIDVFVGSDVAGDKLNGLPCGWLITSTNGEPMKEPPHPILAQGKVRYVGDHVAMVIAETLEQAKDAAELVNVDYEVLPSVVKVTDAASSEALHEASPDNHCFKWAIGDKVAVDVAFASAAHVTKLDLVNNRLVPNAMEPRAAIGSYQRGTGEYTLYVSNQNPHVERLLMTAFVMGLPEHKVRVIAPDVGGGFGSKIYLYAEDVCLTWAAKKTNRNIKWICERSEAFLSDAHGRDHVSHAEMAMDSQGKFLALRVHTDANLGAYLSTFASAVPTILYATLLAGQYKTPQVYVEVDAWFTNTAPVDAYRGAGRPEATYLLERLVSRCAWELGIGQDEIRKRNFIDAWPYQTPVALQYDVGDYLGCMTKAEKLADVAGFAARRAATEAKGLRRGIGYSSYIEACGIAPSNIAGALGARAGLFECGEVRVHPTGSVTVFTGSHSHGQGHETTFAQVVAARLGIEVDAVDVVHGDTGRVPFGMGTYGSRSISVGGAAIMKALDKIETKAKKIAAHLMEASDADVEFANGEFTVKGTDKKVTFGQVALTAYVPHNYPLDKLEPGLNETAFYDPTNFTFPAGTYICEVEVDPATGVVRVDRFTAVDDFGTIINPMIVEGQVHGGIVQGIGQALLENCVYDPDTGQLLTGSFMDYAMPRADDFPNFHIDTISTPCTHNPLGTKGCGEAGAIGSPPAVINAVLDALHPLGVTEFDMPASPNRVWTAIQAAKAH, encoded by the coding sequence ATGGGTGCTTCCGACTTCGCCAACCTGCCCAACATCGGGGTGGACATCCGCCGCAAGGAAGACTACCGCTTCCTCACCGGCGCCGGCCAGTACACCGACGACATCGTGCTGGCCAACCAGGCGCATGCGGTGTTCGTGCGTTCGCCGCATGCGCACGCGCGCGTCAAGGCCATCGACATCGCGGCGGCGAAGGCGGCGCCCGGGGTGATCGACGTCTTCGTCGGCAGCGACGTGGCCGGCGACAAACTCAACGGCCTGCCCTGCGGCTGGCTCATCACCAGCACCAACGGCGAGCCGATGAAGGAGCCGCCCCACCCGATCCTGGCGCAGGGCAAGGTGCGCTACGTGGGCGACCACGTGGCGATGGTGATCGCCGAGACCCTCGAACAGGCGAAGGACGCGGCCGAACTCGTGAACGTGGACTACGAGGTGTTGCCTTCCGTGGTCAAGGTCACGGATGCGGCCAGCAGCGAAGCATTGCACGAGGCATCCCCCGACAACCATTGCTTCAAATGGGCCATCGGCGACAAGGTCGCAGTGGACGTTGCGTTTGCCAGCGCGGCGCATGTCACCAAGCTGGATTTGGTGAACAACCGCCTCGTGCCCAACGCCATGGAGCCGCGTGCGGCCATCGGCAGCTACCAGCGCGGCACCGGCGAATACACCTTGTATGTGTCGAACCAGAACCCGCACGTCGAACGCCTGCTGATGACGGCCTTCGTCATGGGCCTGCCCGAACACAAGGTGCGCGTGATTGCGCCCGACGTGGGCGGCGGCTTTGGCTCCAAGATCTACCTGTATGCCGAAGACGTGTGCCTGACCTGGGCCGCGAAGAAGACCAACCGCAACATCAAGTGGATCTGCGAACGCAGCGAAGCCTTCCTGAGCGACGCGCATGGCCGCGACCACGTGAGCCATGCCGAGATGGCGATGGACAGTCAAGGCAAGTTCCTCGCGCTGCGCGTGCATACCGACGCGAACCTCGGCGCCTACCTGTCGACCTTCGCCAGCGCCGTGCCCACCATCCTTTACGCCACGCTGCTCGCCGGCCAGTACAAGACGCCTCAGGTTTACGTGGAGGTGGATGCCTGGTTCACCAACACCGCGCCGGTGGATGCCTACCGCGGCGCGGGCCGGCCCGAGGCCACCTATCTGCTGGAGCGCCTGGTGAGTCGCTGCGCGTGGGAGCTGGGCATCGGCCAGGACGAGATCCGAAAGCGCAACTTCATCGACGCCTGGCCCTATCAGACGCCGGTGGCCCTGCAATACGACGTGGGCGACTACCTCGGCTGCATGACCAAGGCCGAAAAGCTGGCCGACGTGGCCGGATTTGCGGCACGGCGCGCGGCCACGGAGGCCAAGGGTCTGCGGCGCGGCATCGGCTACAGCAGCTACATCGAGGCCTGCGGCATCGCGCCGAGCAACATCGCCGGTGCGCTCGGTGCGCGCGCCGGCCTGTTCGAATGCGGCGAAGTGCGGGTGCACCCGACCGGCAGCGTGACCGTGTTTACTGGCTCGCACAGCCACGGCCAGGGCCATGAGACGACGTTTGCCCAGGTGGTGGCGGCGCGGCTGGGCATCGAGGTGGACGCGGTGGACGTGGTGCACGGCGACACCGGCCGCGTGCCCTTCGGCATGGGCACCTACGGCTCGCGCTCGATTTCCGTCGGCGGCGCGGCCATCATGAAGGCGCTCGACAAGATCGAGACCAAGGCCAAGAAGATCGCCGCGCACCTGATGGAGGCGAGCGACGCCGACGTCGAATTCGCCAATGGCGAATTCACCGTGAAGGGCACGGACAAGAAGGTCACTTTCGGCCAGGTGGCGCTGACGGCCTACGTGCCGCACAACTACCCGCTCGACAAGCTGGAGCCGGGCCTCAACGAGACGGCCTTCTACGACCCGACCAACTTCACCTTTCCGGCCGGCACCTACATCTGCGAGGTCGAGGTCGATCCGGCCACGGGCGTGGTGCGTGTGGACCGCTTCACCGCCGTGGACGACTTCGGCACCATCATCAACCCGATGATCGTCGAGGGCCAGGTGCACGGCGGCATCGTGCAGGGCATCGGCCAGGCGTTGCTGGAAAACTGCGTCTACGACCCCGACACCGGGCAGTTGCTCACCGGCTCGTTCATGGACTACGCCATGCCGCGCGCCGACGACTTCCCGAACTTCCACATCGACACCATCAGCACACCCTGCACGCACAACCCGCTGGGCACCAAGGGCTGCGGCGAGGCCGGCGCCATCGGTTCGCCGCCCGCGGTGATCAACGCCGTGCTCGACGCGCTGCATCCGTTGGGCGTGACGGAGTTCGACATGCCCGCATCGCCCAACCGTGTGTGGACGGCGATTCAAGCTGCGAAAGCCCACTGA
- a CDS encoding (2Fe-2S)-binding protein, producing MQVQLTVNGKAATIDCPPNTFLVHAIREHLKLTGTHVGCDTAQCGACTVLMNGRAIKSCNVLAAQVPGAEITTIEGLAQPDGTMHPMQAAFKDCHGLQCGFCTTGMVMSAVDLCQHHPKAGETEIRELLEGNLCRCTGYQNIVKAVKQGAVAMAAST from the coding sequence ATGCAGGTACAACTCACGGTCAACGGCAAAGCCGCCACGATCGACTGTCCACCCAACACCTTCCTGGTCCACGCGATCCGCGAGCACCTGAAGCTCACCGGCACCCATGTGGGCTGCGACACGGCACAGTGCGGCGCCTGCACGGTGCTCATGAACGGCCGAGCGATCAAGTCGTGCAATGTGCTCGCAGCCCAGGTGCCGGGCGCCGAGATCACCACCATCGAAGGCCTGGCGCAGCCCGACGGCACCATGCACCCGATGCAGGCCGCGTTCAAGGACTGCCACGGCCTGCAGTGCGGCTTCTGCACCACCGGCATGGTGATGAGCGCGGTCGACCTGTGCCAGCACCATCCCAAGGCCGGCGAAACCGAGATCCGCGAGCTGCTCGAAGGCAACCTGTGCCGCTGCACCGGCTACCAGAACATCGTGAAGGCGGTGAAGCAGGGCGCGGTCGCCATGGCTGCCAGCACCTGA
- a CDS encoding TNT domain-containing protein → MISSTQGAVDAGVNRFETGGTLVSTDLQNSASYQGSGYSVSTSLSMNAAGTTTPGGSAGIGQTEGAAASTTSAGISGMAGNTAVRTGDAQTGLKQIFDTDNVSTEVNAQIAITATFGSQASKAIGDYADSQMQQAQALREQARQESDPGQQAALVQQAQNLESQWGDQGTSRLVAHTLVGALTGGLGGTAAAAAGTLTAPAVASALQSAGIEGPLAQVLTAAASTAVGAAAGGTAGAVAAGNEVVNNYLGHDDIRKRAQQLEGCRAKGDAQCEIDTLKYYDLKSAQNTGNIDYNSVLTQGALASERDQLTQLLNDPTLSAADKAQAQRSINELNTAIGVIQKAPVLKNAAEVSLIALDVATLGELVAAKTLSSVVVKELVATDVAAAGTRSGIPTAYSVSKIDLNASGDDAMQYVQYQSGKGWIWPENLGFVGAKTEKTLPVGTKLDRVGGPTGSFLAPSGTSYEARGLAPGSGASNVYQYEVMQPLPVVQGEIAPAFGQSGGGIQILPNVGVKANVQWLLDNGYIGRTK, encoded by the coding sequence GTGATCAGCAGCACCCAGGGGGCGGTGGATGCGGGGGTGAACCGCTTCGAGACCGGCGGCACGCTCGTCAGCACAGATCTGCAGAACAGCGCCAGCTACCAAGGCAGCGGCTACAGCGTGTCGACCAGCCTGAGCATGAATGCCGCAGGCACAACCACGCCCGGCGGCAGCGCGGGCATCGGCCAAACTGAAGGCGCAGCGGCCAGCACCACCAGCGCCGGCATCTCGGGGATGGCCGGTAACACCGCCGTCCGTACCGGGGATGCACAGACCGGGCTGAAGCAGATCTTCGACACTGACAACGTCAGCACCGAGGTGAATGCGCAGATCGCCATCACGGCCACGTTCGGCAGCCAGGCCAGCAAGGCGATCGGGGACTATGCCGACAGTCAGATGCAACAGGCCCAGGCCCTCAGGGAGCAGGCCCGTCAGGAGAGTGATCCGGGCCAACAGGCGGCCCTGGTGCAGCAAGCGCAAAACCTCGAGAGCCAATGGGGTGACCAGGGCACCTCACGCCTGGTGGCGCATACCTTGGTGGGTGCATTGACGGGCGGGCTCGGTGGGACTGCCGCTGCGGCAGCGGGCACGCTCACCGCCCCGGCGGTGGCCTCGGCACTGCAGAGCGCGGGCATCGAGGGCCCGCTGGCGCAAGTGCTCACGGCAGCGGCCAGTACAGCAGTGGGGGCGGCTGCGGGCGGGACAGCCGGGGCGGTGGCTGCGGGGAATGAGGTGGTGAATAACTACCTCGGCCACGATGACATCCGCAAGCGCGCTCAGCAACTCGAAGGTTGCCGCGCCAAAGGCGATGCGCAATGCGAGATCGATACGCTCAAATACTACGATCTCAAGAGTGCCCAAAATACGGGCAACATCGACTACAACAGCGTGTTGACGCAGGGTGCCCTGGCGTCGGAGCGGGATCAGCTGACGCAGTTGCTCAATGACCCGACCCTCAGTGCAGCAGACAAGGCGCAGGCTCAACGCAGCATCAACGAGCTGAATACGGCGATTGGTGTGATTCAGAAGGCACCGGTGCTGAAGAATGCGGCCGAGGTCAGTTTGATCGCTCTTGATGTGGCGACGTTGGGGGAGTTGGTTGCGGCTAAGACGCTGAGCTCCGTCGTGGTGAAGGAACTCGTTGCGACTGATGTGGCGGCTGCAGGCACCAGATCTGGTATCCCAACGGCATATTCGGTCAGCAAAATAGATTTAAATGCAAGCGGTGATGATGCGATGCAATATGTTCAATATCAAAGTGGCAAAGGTTGGATTTGGCCTGAAAATTTAGGGTTTGTCGGAGCTAAAACAGAAAAAACGCTTCCTGTTGGAACGAAATTGGATCGGGTAGGTGGGCCGACGGGTAGCTTCCTAGCTCCTTCAGGTACTTCGTATGAAGCACGTGGATTGGCACCAGGATCTGGTGCATCCAATGTGTATCAGTATGAGGTCATGCAACCATTACCAGTTGTGCAAGGAGAAATTGCTCCTGCATTTGGTCAAAGCGGTGGAGGAATTCAAATTCTACCGAACGTTGGGGTCAAAGCAAATGTGCAATGGCTATTAGACAATGGATATATTGGGAGAACAAAATGA
- a CDS encoding Imm63 family immunity protein has product MTPIDRIRNAVNQYGVRIGIPVGKLKVYDSPQVDGTPYINISENIFSYIIEERGCIFEKRETSDFNTLLYWLMSDVVFTMASNYELNHRVPHQDSRRVIFSTELKLMQALEESWNLKKKNEIEDNLEKSPYIDNI; this is encoded by the coding sequence ATGACCCCGATAGACCGCATACGCAATGCTGTAAATCAATATGGCGTGCGAATTGGAATTCCAGTTGGCAAGCTGAAGGTTTATGATAGTCCACAAGTGGATGGCACCCCCTACATCAATATAAGTGAAAATATTTTCTCTTATATTATTGAAGAAAGAGGGTGTATTTTTGAAAAAAGAGAAACGTCTGATTTCAATACTTTACTGTATTGGTTAATGAGTGATGTTGTATTTACTATGGCGAGCAATTACGAATTAAATCACAGAGTTCCCCATCAAGATAGCAGGAGAGTTATTTTTTCAACAGAACTAAAGCTTATGCAAGCATTGGAAGAGTCCTGGAATTTAAAGAAAAAGAATGAAATTGAAGATAATCTTGAGAAATCACCATATATCGACAATATCTAA